In Streptomyces sp. NBC_00569, a single genomic region encodes these proteins:
- a CDS encoding enoyl-CoA hydratase/isomerase family protein — protein MTAYLEVAEGVGTIRLDRPPMNALDIATQDRIKELAEEASRRDDVRAVVVRGSDKAFAAGADIKEMQAMDHAAMIVRSRALQDSFTAVARIPKPVVAAVTGYALGGGCELALCADFRIAADDARLGQPEILLGLIPGAGGTQRLARLVGPSKAKDLIFTGRHVKAEEALAIGLVDRVVPAAEVYEQAHAWAAKLAQGPALALRAAKESIDVGLETDIDTGLAVERNWFAGLFATEDRERGMRSFVEEGPGKAKFL, from the coding sequence ATGACTGCCTACCTCGAAGTCGCCGAAGGCGTCGGCACGATCCGGCTCGACCGGCCGCCGATGAACGCTCTGGACATCGCCACCCAGGACCGCATCAAGGAGCTCGCCGAGGAGGCCTCGCGCCGCGACGACGTGCGCGCCGTGGTCGTCCGCGGCAGCGACAAGGCGTTCGCCGCCGGCGCGGACATCAAAGAGATGCAGGCCATGGACCACGCGGCCATGATCGTGCGCTCCCGCGCCCTGCAGGACTCGTTCACGGCCGTCGCGCGCATCCCCAAGCCGGTCGTCGCCGCGGTCACCGGCTACGCGCTCGGCGGCGGCTGCGAGCTCGCGCTGTGCGCCGACTTCCGCATCGCCGCCGACGACGCCCGGCTGGGCCAGCCCGAGATCCTGCTCGGCCTGATCCCCGGCGCCGGTGGCACGCAGCGCCTCGCGCGCCTGGTCGGTCCCTCCAAGGCGAAGGACCTCATCTTCACCGGCCGTCACGTGAAGGCCGAAGAGGCCCTCGCCATCGGCCTGGTGGACCGGGTCGTGCCCGCCGCGGAGGTCTACGAGCAGGCGCACGCCTGGGCCGCGAAGCTGGCGCAGGGGCCGGCGCTCGCGCTGCGCGCCGCGAAGGAGTCCATCGACGTGGGCCTGGAGACGGACATCGACACCGGTCTCGCCGTCGAGCGGAACTGGTTCGCGGGCCTGTTCGCCACCGAGGACCGCGAGCGCGGCATGCGGAGCTTCGTCGAAGAGGGTCCGGGCAAGGCCAAGTTCCTCTAG